The genomic segment TATATTTAGTGCCTGAAGGATGCCTGCAACACACtatgttaaaacaacaacaaattccacacataagtggCAGAATAGTGTATAGTGTCACGATTCCACTTGGGAGAATATAGCATCTCTCTCTGTGTATAAAGTACATACGATTGTAACTACATAGGAAAGGTCTAGAAGGACATTCACCGAGCTAAACAGTAGCTGTCTCTGGAGGATGGAGCAGGGTATGCTTGGAGAGGAAGGGACACTTTTAACACATACAGTTCTAccctgttaaattttttttttttatgagtatATATTACTTTTTCAATTGGTCTTCAGGTAACAGAACTGGGTTAGCATTATCATAATTGATCCACGCATGGCCCGCTTTTACTAAGTTAAGTTATATTAAGATATTCTTAATAACTAAGCACTCTTGAACCCAACACCCCAAACAAAAGTTAGATCCTTAGCAATAACCTAGATCTAACTATATGATTCTCCCTGCCATCATACTGGCTTCCCTCCAGGCAACCACCAGCCCAAATCCCACATTCATTATTTACTTgtgtaattaataagtaaaatatgacAAATCAATATGTGCAAacagtttgttttccttttaaattcacTGCTCTTCAATCAAACAGAAATACCACAAATTTAATTCTAAGCTTGTCTTTGCACATAGGGGAACCCCATCTGCCATTTTTCCGGTGATGCAATGTTAATCACCCTGGTGGCCGCAATGGGTCATCATGGCACTAACTTCCCACGGGGAAACTCCAGAAGccaagaaagaaacatttttcattaCAGATCATTTCCCTAAAAGCAAAGTAAATCCGTGGCTGATTTGAATCTGTCCTCActaggtaattaaaaaaatttctagttGATCAGAGCAGACTTTCCCTCTAGGTAGAATGTAGGCATTTAGTGATACTAGGTAATGATCTCTTTAATATAtagggtttctcagcctctcGCCAAAGGGAGAGGCTTTAATTACTACACTTTAAGAGACAATACATGATAGAAGAGTGCCAGTGGACACAGAAAGTATGAAATTAAGTCAACCTCTATAATATAATCCAAGTTATTTGAAACCTTCCTTCTAGGTTATCCTAGGGTATCCATTTTTATGCCCTTTGATTCTACGAATTCTGAGCctccatttaaaattaaatccaaCATTCTGCATTTGGGAAATATACTGCATTATTAGGTATGCTTTTCTAGTTTGAGTTGAAGCCATACTTCCTGATAAGGAAATGCTTTTCCAAGTAGGATGTCTTTCACCTCTATCTTGTGAAAACCACTTGTCAACTCTGTGCAAGCCTGACTGACTCTAGTATCACATACCGttctacaaaaagaaaattctcaaactAAAATCACAGAAGCCAGCAGGATCAGAAAGTCTCCTCTGGGTTTACTAATGCCTGCTTCTtccaaataaaaactataattaaaTGGATTCTCAGCTACCAACATTTAATTAACACGAGCAGATAATCCAAAATGGCAAAGAAGCCAGAATTACTGGTATTTAGAGCATATTTATATACTCGAACAAGACAGCATCTCATATTCTTGACTTGGCTACATGGAGGGAGGCTACCAAGGAGAAATGGCTGGGCTAGAGCCGCCTCTCTGCCTTCCCATtcacctcccccctgctcaccAGCTGGTGCTGGGAACCGATCCCACCACAGATACACTGctactcctctctctcaaaaCGAACGTTCCTATAATTTCCAAGGCGAGAAGGGACTGAATATTTTGACTCTCCTGCTGCCGGGTTGCAGACTATACGCACAGAGGGTCAATGGTATCCAAAGCCTTGTGCATCCCGCGTTCAACTGTACAATGCGAAAGGCAGCCAAAGTAGCTGCAAGTAAGAAAAACCAATCGTGGCTTGACCTGTGCTTGTAACTCGGGGGTAGGTGCCTAAAGCGACGGCACAACACCACTTACTCTTCCTTCCGGAGCAGCTCCTCCTCGGACTCGCTCAGGCGCTGCCTGAGCGCAGCGATCATCTCCACCGCCACGTCCACCTGGCGGTTCAGGGCCCGTTCTCGCCTCTGCACCTCCTGCTTTTTCTGCGTCAGCTGCACAAAGGCCGCCCGAACTTCCAACAGTTCGGCCGTTTTCTGGGCCAACTCTTTGGTGAGTTTATCGATTCTCTTCTCGATGGTCCTGTCCACGGCCTCGACCATCCGGTTGAATTTTTCTCGGACGTGGGCCTCGAAAGCGGCTTTGGTGTCCGAGGTGGGCAGTCCGGGACTGGAGCGCGGCCGCTCCAGCGAGTCTGCACGCAGGTCCAGCGCCGTGTAGGTCTGCACGTAGGACACGGGCCGCTCGGCCACCACCTCGAATGGCTTCCTGTCCTTGGAGTGTTCGTGCGAAATGCTGTACAAGTTCACATAGCTGGGTTTCTGCTTCACCACGTGGCCCGTGCCCTGCAGTTTTCCCTGTTTCAGGGGTTCTGAGGCAGTGACTAGGTCTGTGTCTTTGAGGGACGGGAAGAGGCTGCATTTGGTCAAGAGGGTTCTTTCCTGGTAGCTGTGACTGAATTCCAGATGGGCCCTCAACGAGGACAGACTTCTAAACCTGGTATGGTCTCCACACCTCGGGCAGCGGAACGGCAGGCACACGGCAACATTCTGGAAGGACTCCTGCCAGGGGTATCTGCTTGCCTCAAAAGCCTGCTGTTGCATTACTCTTCAGGTCCTGGGCAGGGCAACGGAAAACAGGTAGTTTACACATCTGTTTAAAAAGTGCTGCTGAGACGCTTGTGGCCCCTCACCTCTACCAGGGCAGAGGCTTTTGGCTTCAAATGCCTTTGGCATATAATATctcacattaaaattaaaacctatgATCCGCGGGCCAAATCCAGCCGCATTCACTCCTTTCTGTGTGGCCTACTACTGCTTTTGCACTGAAGGCAAAGGTGAGTGACTAGTTGGGACAGAGCCtctatggcctgcaaagccaaaaTGACTTACTCCTGGGCCTTTAGGAAAAGCTTGCcaagctccccccgccccagcccaaGATGAAGAAGGTGGGTAAAattctctttttgcagatgagaaaactggagcaAGGAGGTAAAGTAATGAATTCAAAGCCAGGTGGAAAGTGGCagatccagaagtggaatttaagTTTCCTGCCCTCCTGAACTGAGCACACTCACTGCAAACCTGTGCCCTATTCTACTGATACAATCCTGATAAGCATGAATTCCAAAAAGGAGGAAAACTCACACGAATTGTCAAAATTTGTCCTGAGAGAGAGAGTTCAGCGATCTTTCTTCAAACATGGGAATGATACTACTCAAGCTAGGCGCAGTGGCATTAAACACAGAATCAGCTGGAAATTTTTCAACCTGAGATTTTGCCTTTAGTTATTGTTGTGATGGcataaatcaaaatattatggTAACAATGATAGCCTCCCATATTCCAGATTTACTGACATTTAGGAACTCAagatatcaaatatattttgacCAAAGAGGGACCATGGTCGAGACTTCAGAAAAATAACAGTGTTCTGAATGGATTTATCTCGTCTCTGATCCTGTTTTAATTTGATAACCTTTAGAGATGGCCAATATTTGAACCCGACAGGTATCAGCATAACTCTTTTAATAACAGGAAGTTCTTATTTCCTTGTAGCAATTTATTATCTTAGCCCTAGCAACAGATGACTGCTAGCAACCCTATTCTGCAAGCAGGGCATACCTATTCCCTCCAGGAATGGTTTCTACTTAAATGTAACAAGCCCTGGGCCCCCCAAAAGAGGAAGCTCAACTAAGGGTCTAGACTGGAAAGTGTTGTTATTGGGCCCTCAACCTCTTCAAAAAGCAGAGGCGCAAACGGTCCCCAGCCAGCTAGGCAAAGCCTCCAGGTTAATAAGCCTCTGGCCCCTAGAGAGGGGAACCTCTTCCTGTGCTACGGCGGCGGACCGTTTAACGGCCGGTTTTGTGGAGACAGGATGCAAACCCTGACCGAAAAGGCAGCAGAGAGGTGAAGGCAGGGGAAGTCAGGATTTCAAGGGGTGAAGTGGGGAAGGGTTGGCATCCCCGAATGGGGAAATGGGTAGTCACACACTCTGGGAGTACTCGTGCTTTCAAGGGCCCAGGGGAAACCCCAGTCCACAGGGCTGGCGGAAAAgccctcactccctctgcccgCGCAGGGCAGGCTGGCAAAGATGCTCTCCGGAGGGTCCCGGctctccccgcccccgctccGCTGCGGGCCAGCCCTCGGGAGCCAGAGTGGATTCGTGCGCACACGAGTTCCCGCAAGTGGGGGCCGACAGCCTAACTCCCCGCCGCGCGGAGGGGACGCGACCCCTCCCCAGCCCGGGACCGCCCCGCCGGTCCCCTCTGCCGCGCCCCCCGGGCCGGGCCGCAGGCGCAGAAGCCCCGCTGCCGCCACTTACCCGACTTGTTGCTGCAGCTGCAGCCGCTGCTGCTGCCGCGGCGGCCGGTGCTACTGCTGCGGGAGCAAAGCGGTTTTCAGCAGAGCCGTAAATCAGGCTGAGCCCGGGCCCGCTCCCACCCCCCGCGCACCCCCACGCCGGGACCCGCGGCGTCCAGGGCGGAGCGTGGCGCGGGCCGGCGGGGGCGGCGCGCGCGGCTGCGGGGGACCCCGGCGCCCGAGAGCGACCgccccggggcgggggaggcCTGGGGCGCCAGCGGCCCCGCGAGCGACACCCCGCTCTGCCCAGCGTGGGGGAGCGCCGTCTGCCCGCCCCCAGCCGTGAAGCGGGATGGGGCTCAGGATCCCACTGACATCACCCGGGGAGCCGCTGGGCTCGCTCCccgggggagggaaggggaaaagcGTGCCAGGCTCGGAGGCGCTGCGCTTTCTGCAGGCCCTGGCCAGCTCTTTTGCACTTTACAGTTACTGGGGAGCGGGAGAGTGTGGATGAGGATGAGGCGCGGCTGGGTGTCTTCGCTAATCTGCCGGCAGGAAGGTCCGGGTGTTCATTTTAGGACCTCCTCATCTTAAGCAGCGGGGCCGAGAATGTCCCAAAATAACCTAGAGTCTACTCTAGCCCCACCAGCTGAGCATCCTGGTGCTAAGTTAACCGGCAGAACTAAATCTAGTAAAGTATGTGGGTTGTGAATAAATAAAGCGAGAAGACCCCCCACGCCCTCAGCCGGATCTCTGAGGGACACGCCTCCTCTCCCCTAATCCTCAGGCCTCCagtccccgcccctccccgcagGAGCGAAGATCTCTCATCCTACAGaggtttctttccttctgaaagACCCTGATGactcagctttttattttaacctgTTTTGGGGTATTCCTGGTCTAACTCTTGAAATATGAAACCAGGATAAAAGTTACTGTTGGGTTTTCTTGTTAGAAAGAGAAATTCTGTTCATCTGTGTAGTTATTTCAGTGCATCTTCTTGACTCCTAAGGGTGTCTCTGTTCTCAGAGCTTACTCTATTACTCCTTTCAACGCTGATTTTATTTCAATTGTGAATATCTCAATAATTAtcttagattttgtttatttatttattttgggcaAACTCTAGAGTCAGACATGATTCAAATCCTAATTctgggattcaaatcctgacttctAGGACCTGCATCAAGTTAGACTTTTCTGTGCCGTGGATTTCTCATCTGCGAAATGGAGATAATCGGGACCTACCTCTTAATGTgatgaggatcaaatgaggttGTGAGGGTAAAGCACACTCTCTGACCCAAAACTACACTGATAAAATCAGCTCTGGTTATTTCAGGTACAAGAGAGGAGCCTACACGTCTATAAAAAACGGAAGAAAAGGGGAACTAAATATGTACTGACTTCCACATAAAGGGTGATATAGGCTGTTGTGCTGGGGTGCATTCTCTTTGAAAAGATTATATTTCATTGAACTCATCTGATGACTCTCTCAAAAATGTGTTTATTCCAAAAATCAATTCACTTagtaaaatattctttaagtGTGAAATGTACATGTAATGGAGGGCAACCTCATCCTGGTCATCTAACGGATGGGAGGAGCATACAGGGTAAGCCTCTCTCAGGGGCTGCCTGCCTTAGAACAAAATGCCCCAAAAGTAGCTCTGGAGAAAAAAAGCTCTTGGGTTCAGGTCCCTCCCATTTCTTAGGCagcttcctgcctctctctggtCCTTGAGTTCCTCCCctgtaaaaataaaaggatggggATTTTCAAGGTCCTTTTTTCACCCTAAAAGTATCAAGGATAGTATCAAGTAATTCTGGAGAGGTTGTACTATTCAGGGTCTAGAGTTGAGCACTGTGGGAGATTCAACTCTGATAGAAGGCACTCAGGACCTTACAGTTTACACCAGTTACTCTCAAGGTGTATCCTCTCACTTCCAACCAGCAGCGCGAGCATTAGCTAGTAactagttagaaatgcaaattatgtgCCTTGCACCAAACCTaccaaatcagaaactctgaagtGGGAGCAAGCAATCTGTGGTTTAACAAGTTCTGCAGGTAATTCTGATGAATACTAGTTTTGAGAACCTCTCATTTACACAGTACTTCTTCATTTACGGTCTACAACAAATCAAAAGGTGTGTTATCTCCATGATCATTGTGTttatgctgggcactgtgctaagcattttattatctcatttaatctttccaaCACCTGTGAGGGAGAGGGACCCTCGCGCACTCGGTTTCAGCCACGCTGgtattcctttccttctctaaGGGTTCAGTTTTTCCATTTCAGGTCCTTCTTTTCTGGATAATGCCTACTTACCCTTCAGGGCTCAGCCTGCGTGTCCCCTTTCCCAGGAGGTCCACCCCGATCCTGCCCAGCTAGGTCAGCTCCTGCTAGTAAAATTTACCACAACAGAGTTCATCACAGTGGAATTATTTGTATAGTTacctatttaatatttatgtcCACTATTAACCATAAGCTACATGAGTAGCTTGTCTTACTCCCCAGCATATTCGCAGTACCTATCATGGTGTTGATCACATacaaagtgctcagtaaatattttttgaaggaataaatgttgaaaatgaattCCCTTTCTACTtaaggggaagctgaggctcaaaaAAGTTAAGTAGCTTTCCTGAGATCACACACGTAGAAAGTATTAGAGCCAGGACTCCaaactgcagattttttttttaaagattttatttatttatttgacagagagacagagcacaagcagggggagcaggagagggagaagcagactccccgctgatcagggatcatgacctgagccgaaggcaggtgattaaccaactgagccacccaggcatccaaacTCCAGATTTTAACCGCTATTCTCATAGCCTTTCCAATTtctgacaaagaaaataaagttctgagagagaaaatgactTGCCTGAAGTTATATAGCTAGTAAATAATAGGATCAGGATTAGAATTCATGTCTTCTAATATGTATGTTCTTTCATACTACATTACGCTGCTTTACCCTGCCCTTCAGGAACTTATAAGCAGTGGGATGGACAAGGTATACATATGggacaaattaaaagaaattaagtggTACATATCTACAGGGCCTGGTATcatgcctgatacatagtagatgttcaataaatgtctaCGGAATGAGCAATGATCATAGCTTCCACCTTTGGAATATTTACAACATGTCTCCTGCTACTAAGTGTTTATAAGCATATCTAATGTTTCTGAAAGTAGGGCTCTTGAAGTCTGggaagcttgttaaaatgcagatgtcTGGGATTTAGACCTAATTCCTTGGAATCTATGGGTGTGGGTcttgagaatctgcatttccccCTATCTCCAGGTGACTCTCACATCCACTAAAGTCTGAGAAACAATTCATTGTTAAAATCACCATTCAAGGCAGACATTGGTAGCACAAGGGGAAATGCTGCTTGAGATGTCATGAAAGTTGCTGCAGGTCACACCACTAGCAAGCGTCAGAGATAGTAAGGATTTGAATCATTTTGACTCCAAAAGCCTATGCTGTTCCCACTGCCACTGctaaaggagggagggatggggagaggaaaagacaaTGGGCAGGATGGAGGACCAggcaaggaggaaagagagaaggaaggccaAACGATTACTGGAGAAAATGGATTTCAttgaagagggaaagagactaTCAGGCGGGGTTGTCAGACCATCCTTGCTGAAAGCCCTGGGAACTGAATGGAGATTTATGGGCTGCCTTGCCTCTCTCCTTACCTAATAACATCTACTCATCGTGACCAGAAGGACAGCCTTTCAAACACAGGTTTCTTGAACCACAGAGGCTTTTTAAACAGCAAATGCATTTTGTTAAATAGAGTGGTTACATTTGCCAAAAAGTGACTTTAGAAGGACCACAGACCCTCTCAAATGTGAATAAGCTCCCCAGATCAAGGAAGGACCCCAGATCAGCATCTGTGTGCAGTTGGGCCCCCTGAGTggcagagctagtaagtggcctGAAGATCAGAGGCAGTCCTCCGCAGTCAGACAAGTCATTTCACACAGAATGTCAGGTAATTATGAAAATCCAGGGAGGATGTGAGTAACCTTGCTCCAGACTGACTTTAAGTATTTTTACGTAGCAGATAAGTTCTCTGCTGCTACATCTTCATCTCCCAAATGCACCTAAttgcatttatgtatttttccaaCCAGTAATAATGGAGCGCCTACTATGTTCCATTACTAATTGCTTGCATCATTTCAGTTTCAGAGTCGGAGCTCTAATCTGGCTTTAAAGCCTCCACCAGAATAATCTACTAGAAACctctttttctgttaaatttcGTTGGCATGGCAACCACCAAGCAACACCATGGAGAGTGCCTTAAATCCCACAGCAGTCTGTTAGCCTGAGTGAGTCTGCAGAGAGGAGGCCATATAGAGAGGCTAAAAATAGACAACTTACAGCAAGGTGCCCTGCACCCCTACCACCCAGGACGATTATCACTTTCTTGCTCCCCTTGTTGGGGTCAAACGTGAGCCACAGGAGAGAATGGGCCAGGCTTCCAGTTGGCAGGTTTTTCCAGCCCAGTGGCTGGGCTGGGAATGTGGAGACCCGAAGTCTAAGGCCAGCTTCACCCCCTAATGAGCTGTGTGAGGTTCTGTTCAGGCATTTAGTGTCCTCACTTGTAAAGGGCAGGGGCTGGTATGGATTAAGTACTTCCCAGGGCCACAGGCCTAGTTACTAGTCCAACATGTTTGTCATCGCCTTGCTAACACAGATTGGGGGGCTAGGGGAGAAGACATGGCAGACAGATGTGATGGTGGTGGAATTTGTCAACAGGCAATTTGGCAAAAATCTTTAGTTGTCATCTCTTCTGGTAATAAGAGCTAATGTGTATCAAGTGCTTACCAGGTGCTGAGGAGCATTCTAGGTGATTTCACAGAATATGCTATTTTACCTTCCTAACAAGGCTAGGGGAAAGGCATTACTGGTATCCTATGTTATAAATGAGTAAACTGAGTCACAGAGCGGTAAAGTAAACatcattttcacagaaatagcaAATTATGTAGGTAGGATTTTGAACTTGGAACCACCTGAATTCAGAACCAACATGCTTGACCATGATTCCGTTGTATCTCTAGTGCCTCGATCATTGCCTGGTACCTGAAGGGCTCTCAAAAACTGATTGTCGAATGTGCAGTAAATGACTGGTATGCTAGAAGGTTCTCAGTGCCTATCATTCAAAAATCTTCAagccctttttctttcttggtagtTTATTATGTGAAGAGAAACCTTTGAGACATCTCCCCTAAGCAAAATGGTTGTGGGAGAGCTAGAAAGCATGTTGCTATggaataaaatatacagaaaaagataCAGTTAAAATAAGGGGATTGTTAGATAATGAGTTTGAATTATGTAATTATGTGAAGAATGAATTATGAAACTGATGTTCTGTCAAAATAGGGCCTGTTTTCTAGGACCTAGAATACATAGGCAATTTTGTTTCACTATTTTAggtgaaattttgtttttagaagcagagagggaaaagagagcaCTTATAACTCTAGGCAAGAGAGAACTGAACTTGAAAATAAGATACAGGCTATAGAAATAATTCTTATTAGGCAGAAGGATTGCCCCTCTCCTTACTCCCCCCCACACCTCGACCCCCAGCAGTGCAGGACTGATTTTTTTAGGTTATGCTAAGAGATGTATTGTACTAGGCGGCTCACGGCTAAGATCATAAGATAATTGAAAAAGACAGCTTCTTTGGAACATGACTATTACAAGGTGAAAATAAGTAGTGTTTTTCAGTCTCTACCATCTAGTCTAATTCCTCTCTAAAAATGAGTTGTTAGATTAAACATTTTATTGGAGACAAATATACAGATAATAATTTTTCATATCATAAGTGTAAATCATAATGAATTTTCACAACTAGATACACTCATGTGACCAGaatccagatcaagaaacagagcttctgggggcacctgggtggctcagtcgttaagcgtctgccttcagctcaggtcatgatcccggggtcctgggatcgagccccgcatcgggctccctgctcagcaggaagcctgcttctccctctcccactccccctgcttgtgttccctctctcgctgtctctctctctgtcaaataaataaaatctttaaaaaaaaaaaaaaaaaagaaacagagcttCTGCTTCCCAGAACATTCCTTTGTATTCCTATCAAGTACTCACCCTTTCGTCCCCTGGGGTAACCATCATCCCGACTGCTAACAGCATGGATTAGGCTGGCCTCTGTGTCCTTCACGCTAACGAAATCATATTGCGTGTACCCTTTTTGGTTTGGGTAGATACTGCCTAAAAGTATTCAAAAATGttattccaggggtgcctgggtggctcagtcgttaggcgtctgccttcacctcgggtcatgatcccggggtcctgggatcgagccccgcatcgggctccctgctccgcggaaagcctgcttctccctctcccactccccctgcttgtgttccctctctcgctgtgtctctctctgtcaaataaataaataaaatcttaaaaaaaaatgttattccaATTTATAAACCTACCCTCAATGTGGAAGGGTCTCAAACACTACACATCCTCTCCAACTCTTGGAATTTTCTGATATTAATTGAGCCTTTCTGGTAGATGTGTGCtgataatctcattgtggtttagtTCACAAGcccctgatggctaatgaggTTGAAGTGCtcattcac from the Halichoerus grypus chromosome 7, mHalGry1.hap1.1, whole genome shotgun sequence genome contains:
- the ZNF365 gene encoding protein ZNF365; this translates as MQQQAFEASRYPWQESFQNVAVCLPFRCPRCGDHTRFRSLSSLRAHLEFSHSYQERTLLTKCSLFPSLKDTDLVTASEPLKQGKLQGTGHVVKQKPSYVNLYSISHEHSKDRKPFEVVAERPVSYVQTYTALDLRADSLERPRSSPGLPTSDTKAAFEAHVREKFNRMVEAVDRTIEKRIDKLTKELAQKTAELLEVRAAFVQLTQKKQEVQRRERALNRQVDVAVEMIAALRQRLSESEEELLRKEEEVVTFNHFLEAAAEKEVQGKARLQDFIENLLQRVELAEKQLEYYQSQQAAGLCRDISEHVLTDIFSNRKPKCLSRGHPHPVCNHADLKTHFHPKGRSYLRKAKDDRASMQPAKSIHEQAESPRELCRPSKKGEPLGFSRKGNIRPKMAKKKPTAIVNII